From a region of the Besnoitia besnoiti strain Bb-Ger1 chromosome I, whole genome shotgun sequence genome:
- a CDS encoding IgA-specific serine endopeptidase (encoded by transcript BESB_007240), which yields MPRQKALFAASRRALVVLALSCLLLALAPLPSASSVEEQVWEDALEVEHLASSEDMDQLTNEFVMAMGSGDGYGDHLAEVLDGDAPDEEEEESTVTQTARKKLDAAAAKKRVNRLAKLFQGGLVIGVALLAIAGFLRYRAKTLEAPITEEEAARTRDMLSEVESMLEQESQQRERVEAMAEKSMESESAPATAAEAEEETAVEAETPVEVELAEEEGAAAEPEPAAEPEPAAEPEPAAEPGSAAEPGSAAEPEPAAEPESAAEPEPAAEPEPAAEPEPAAEPEPAAEPEAAAEPTAAVKATDLAEEQAKTDKLLDRAEHATQNLVGCPSVSCVVDSLGP from the exons ATGCCGCGCCAGAAGGCActcttcgcggcctctcgaAGGGCGCTGGTCGTCCTCGCTTTGTCTTGCCTCCtcctggcgctcgcgccgctgccgtccgcCTCTTCGGTTGAAGAGCAGGTCTGGGAAGACGCCTTAGAGGTAGAGCATTTGGCCTCTTCAGAGGATATGGACCAGCTGACAAACGAGTTCGTCATGGCTATGGGCTCTGGCGACGGATATGGGGATCACCTGGCAGAGGTCCTCGACGGCGACGCTCctgacgaagaagaagaggaaagcacCGTCACGCAGACTGCCCGGAAAAAGCTCgatgccgcagccgcgaaaaA GCGCGTGAACAGACTCGCCAAACTTTTCCAAGGAGGGCTGGTCATCGGTGTTGCCCTGCTCGCCATCGCGGGCTTCCTGCGCTACAGAGCGAAGACTCTTGAGGCCCCGATcaccgaggaggaggccgcccgcACTCGCGACATGCTTTCTGAAGTAGAAAGTATGCTTGAGCAGGAATCCCAGCAGCGCGAAAGAGTTGAGGCGATGGCTGAGAAGAGCATGGAGAGTGAAtctgcgcccgcgacagcagctgaggcagaggaagaaacagctgtggaggcggagacgccagtGGAGGTCGAgctcgcagaggaggaaggggcAGCAGCTGAGCCGGAACCAGCAGCTGAGCCGGAACCAGCAGCTGAGCCGGAACCAGCAGCTGAGCCGGGATCAGCAGCTGAGCCGGGATCAGCAGCTGAGCCGGAACCAGCAGCTGAGCCGGAATCAGCAGCTGAGCCGGAACCAGCAGCTGAGCCGGAACCAGCAGCTGAGCCGGAACCAGCAGCGGAGCCGGAACCAGCAGCTGAGCCggaagcagcagctgagcCGACGGCAGCAGTTAAGGCAACAGATCTCGCAGAGGAGCAGGCAAAGACCGACAAGCTGCTCGACAGGGCTGAACACGCCACGCAAAACCTTGTAGGCTGTCCCTCTGTTAGCTGCGTGGTGGATTCTCTCGGCCCGTAA
- a CDS encoding hypothetical protein (encoded by transcript BESB_007220), translating into MARSRSCLRDPSSTNSAQVEESRSRSVRLSPHTSSESFSSSSSRCSLDSSSAASSSASPSLASSPSRATSPSLSPPLTTSGARRFRNTANPYSNRNRVCLLHCVRGDQAADSGGAPREGRLECCCSVRVRPCELQRRRSGRLASQRVRLLSSSSSPRSAAAFPSGEATCFSADSPRRRGNQRRRESEVRAAESEAGEAHEADETVAAGATQRKGGRGRGRRLERDRERESHGSRTGAGVETTGTAVSALSPGAPSVEDRRQNEPRALRRAQEGPCRSSKRPPNSGAAPACREERREEETRGGRGNAGDRARLPRRGRRLRVGQLEHNEEEEADVKRGRSNGSGAVRLSGADGERSVEKRQGKELASRAGAGANTEKRVSGGSDEVTEEAEETGRESEGGGRRARGCGAAAGGPERDAQARRGVAAVQSPEAKATARGDEERRRKRSKEEMESQPHARGEKADATAPQRKRKAGGDASLAVRHVSGAADSLAPDKANEKELWGRPLRQRGAHEAVDLASCQHISASRELTERQRTLARRNLQSGEEILEETQSAEAGKDDVVAQRDAHESCSLARSHAGEKNRRRHLLRPSLYYPGLSSSSSQDEEDDDARFSLGGPERAEGLGRPSLARRDGRQKTRGRSASHVADPLPSLFASPVIRVYAAACRRGDEAASISRPVRRLLARRVRASRQACLSRFLLEEISTFRRSFSLDLNALLARSRSQGGRELGAERRRRLLSPSEEAVVSSLRVWSPGRLPAPRHPLQRHAEFAPRMCVGTRGGKVVSLHLMPTSACAVRRGESVEGSGDSDDAEEDNGALSEADHMAPGTRASAEGVASCSCRRVRAGVRVTTKISTLAVHESEVTALRFLECASPSAFSSVAPHLPSPVSSSEAPPSSPAAEACDAASLPSSSARSFLPLRRHLIDRGDSSPADPPASPSSLFLASACAGGLCRISDLTTEALGIASVQHDAPLTAMAAGVSSVSLPPSTSPVLYLGDTQGRVLVWDCRARTSRLPAVSQEIYSCASTSSADTSGRFTLFCLPREGVFFKTHDPLVRQSSKRRTFSNVSVCPQRSEEPVCRWWSSEFSSFSAGAPTVFVGGERTSSLLSRREECLQGARRIEDISVHPENAYIIAATCRDRSVAVWDLRRGFDVAEPAVRIGPFPRVRSASFSPSGHRLLCSSATHQFLFVENMWISPGPWLDFSAFDVTDASLLGCQFDVDTQPLLSRASAPVEFGGLPSSPGRSQHLRSTETSQFSQPQSSFSRLSSSLLSPPCWPSSRDASNAANKEAERVCACAAGRTDAKGTNGSDSGVAVYALDESSRRVHRVELYSPEKIAFAEFVPFYSKSKDRLLACVRRS; encoded by the exons ATGGCGAGGAGCCGCAGCTGTCTTCGTGATCCTTCATCTACTAATTCGGCTCAAGTCGAGGAATCTCGGTCTCGTTCTGTCCGGCTCTCTCCGCATACGTCGTCTGAgtcgttctcttcttcctcttcacgTTGTTCGCTCGattcctcctccgctgcttcgtcctccgcgtctccttctctcgcctcgtctccttctcgcgcgacgtctccttcgctgtctcctccacTGACTACCTCAGGCGCTAGGCGATTCAGAAACACCGCGAATCCGTACAGCAACAGAAACCGTGTGTGCCTGCTGCACTGTGTCCGCGGAGATCAAGCTGCAGACTCGGGCGGCGCTCCACGAGAGGGAAGGCTGGAATGCTGCTGTTCCGTCCGGGTGCGGCCCTgtgagctgcagcgccggcgctccgGACGGCTCGCTTCTCAgcgtgtgcgtcttctctccagcTCGTCTTCCCCTcggtctgccgccgcctttcCCTCGGGCGAGGCCACCTGCTTCTCGGCAGACTCTCCACGCAGGAGGGGGAACcaacgaaggcgagagagcgaggtccgcgcagcagagagcgaggctgGAGAGGCGCATGAAGCAGACGAGACTGTGGCAGCGGGGGCGACCCAGAGGAAAGGAGGCCGAGGAAGGGGGAGAAGGCTGGAacgcgaccgcgagaggGAAAGTCACGGGAGTCGCACAGGCGCAGGCGTGGAGACGACGGGAACCGCTGTAAGCGCTCTGTCACCAGGCGCGCCGTCAGTCGAAGACAGGCGACAGAATGAGCCACGggcgctgcgacgcgccCAAGAAGGACCGTGCCGGAGCTCGAAGAGACCGCCaaacagcggcgcggcgccagcgtgtcgagaggagcggcgagaagaagaaacacgtggaggcagaggaaacgcaggcgacagagcgcggctgccgcgacgcgggagacgacTCAGAGTGGGACAGCTGGAGCAtaacgaagaagaagaggcagacgtcAAGCGAGGGAGGAGTAATGGGTCCGGGGCAGTGCGCCTGTCGGGGGCtgacggcgagcgcagcgtcGAGAAGCGACAAGGGAAAGAGCTCGcaagccgcgcgggcgcgggagcgAACACTGAGAAGCGAGTGTCGGGTGGGAGCGACGAGGTCaccgaggaagcagaagaaacagggagagaaagcgaagggggaggcagacgcgcccgaggctgtggggcggcggcaggcggtccggagagagacgcgcaggcgcggcgcggcgtggcggcggtGCAGTCGcccgaggcgaaggcaacCGCCAGGGGTGATGAggagcgaaggaggaagaggagcaAGGAGGAGATGGAAAGCCAGCCGCATGCACGTGGAGAAAAGGCCGACGCCACAGcaccgcagaggaagcggaaggcaggcggtgacgcgtcgctcgccgttCGGCACGTTTCTGGTGCAGCGGACAGCCTCGCCCCAGATAAGGCAAATGAGAAAGAACTGTGGGGCCGGCCGCTGAGGCAACGTGGCGCACACGAAGCTGTTGACCTCGCTTCTTGCCAGCATATATCTGCTTCCAGAGAGCTGACAGAAAGGCAGAGGACGCTTGCGCGGAGGAACCTGCAGAGTGGAGAGGAGATTTTGGAAGAAACACAAAGCGCAGAAGCAGGAAAAGACGATGTCGTAGCTCAACGAGACGCGCATGAAAGTTGCAGCTTGGCGCGCAGCCACGCTGGAGAGAAAAACCGCCGTCGGCACCTACTTCGTCCTTCCCTCTACTACCCaggtctttcttcttcgtcctctcaagacgaggaagacgacgacgcgcgttTCTCTCTTGGAGGCCCTGAGAGGGCGGAAGGACTGGGGAGACCGAGTCTAGCGAGAAGAGATGGGCgccagaagacgcgcggtCGCTCAGCCTCTCATGTCGCCGACCCTCTCCCGTCTTTATTTGCCTCTCCTGTCATCCGTGTGTACGCCGCAGcatgcagacgaggcgacgaagccgcgagcATCTCGCGACCAGTCCGGAG GCTGCTAGCTCGTCGTGTTCGGGCTTCTCGGcaggcgtgtctctctcgctttctgctgGAGGAGATCAGCACATTTCGCcgttcgttttctctcgaTTTGaacgcgcttctcgcgcggtcTCGGAGTCAAGGCGGAAGGGAGTTGggtgcggagagaaggcggcgccttctctcgccgTCTGAGGAGGCAGTGGTGTCGTCGCTCCGCGTGTGGAGTCCAGGACGGCTTCCGGCTCCTCGGCATCCTCTGCAGAGACATGCGGAATTTGCTCCCCGCATGTGCGTCGGCACACGAGGAGGCAAGgtcgtctctctgcatctGATGCCTACATCTGCGTGTGCTGTTCGACGCGGGGAAAGTGTCGAAGGAAGtggagacagcgacgacgcagaggaagacaacGGGGCGCTTTCTGAGGCGGACCACATGGCCCCGGGAACGAGAGCGAGTGCCGAGGGTGTGGCGTCTTGCTCCTGTCGGCGCGTAAGAGCTGGCGTTCGCGTCACTACCAAAATCTCGACTCTGGCTGTACACGAGAGTGAAGTCACTGCGCTCCGGTTTCTGGAGTgtgcgtcgccctcagccTTCTCCTCCGTGGCTCCGCATCTTCCCTCTCCGGTGTCCAGCTCTGAggctccgccctcctcgcctgcagcagaggctTGTGACGCTGCGTCActgccgtcctcctccgcgcgttCCTTTTTACCTCTGCGTCGGCACCTCATCGACAGGGGGGACTCCTCGCCAGCGGACCCGCcagcgtctccgtcgtctctctttctcgcttctGCCTGCGCAGGTGGCCTCTGCAGAATCAGTGACCTGACGACGGAAGCGCTTGGCATCGCCTCGGTGCAGCACGACGCGCCTCTCACTGCAATGGCAG CTGGCGTGTCGTCAGTCTCTTTGCCACCTTCGACAAGTCCAGTCCTCTACCTCGGCGATACGCAGGGGCGCGTGCTTGTGTGGGACTGTCGCGCAAGGACGTCTCGCCTCCCAGCTGTCTCTCAGGAGATCTATTCGTGTGCGTCTACCTCCTCCGCCGACACGAGCGGCCGTTTCACGTTATTCTGTCTcccgcgcgagggcgtgtTTTTCAAGACGCATGATCCCCTTGTGCGGCAGAGCAGCAAACGGCGGACTTTCAGCAACGTGTCCGTCTGTCCACAGCGAAGCGAAGAACCGGTCTGCCGCTGGTGGTCGTCCGAgttctcttcgttttcggCTGGCGCGCCTACAGTCTTCgtggggggggagaggaccTCGTCGCTGTTGTCTCGAAGGGAGGAATGTCTGcaaggcgcgaggaggatcGAGGACATCTCTGTTCACCCGGAGAATGCGTACATCATTGCAGCTACGTGTAGAGACCGATCGGTCGCAGTGTGGGACCTGCGCAG GGGCTTCGATGTTGCCGAGCCCGCCGTTCGCATCGGACCTTTTCCTCGCGTGCGGTCGGCCTCCTTCTCACCCAGCGGTCACCGTCTTCTGTGTTCCTCAGCGACTCACCAGTTCCTATTTGTCGAAAACATGTGGATCTCTCCTGGGCCTTGGCTGGACTTTTCGGCCTTCGACGTCACCGACGCCAGTTTACTTGGGTGCCAGTTTGACGTGGACA CGCAACCCCTCCTGTCTCGGGCTTCGGCACCGGTTGAGTTCGGCGGGCTTCCCTCCTCGCCAGGCCGGAGCCAGCACCTCCGGTCGACGGAGACTTCCCAGTTTTCCCAGCCTcagtcttccttctcgcgcttgtcgtcttctctcctctcccctccgtgttggccttcctctcgcgaTGCGTCGAACGCGGCAAACAAGGAAGCCGAACGagtctgtgcatgcgcagcaggcCGGACGGACGCGAAAGGG ACTAACGGATCGGATAGTGGCGTTGCAGTTTACGCCCTGGATGAATCTTCACGCCGCGTGCACCGTGTC GAGCTCTACTCTCCCGAGAAGATTGCTTTCGCTGAATTCGTCCCGTTTTACAGTAAGTCTAAAGATcggctgctcgcctgcgtACGCAGGAGCTGA
- a CDS encoding 3-ketoacyl-(acyl-carrier-protein) reductase (encoded by transcript BESB_007210) — protein MTSSRAAALLSPRSPRSLLSLLLALSCLNSASCRLLVPASPAPSASPFSVSAASGLSPPLGFVSVAAPRGGSSAAQPVYAHCVDPLQRCGARPRAPASAAAPSSFAPLTFAASPLKGRDAEPPTTGCWAYKLTFGGNEAGEKEGRVALVTGASRGIGKAIAETLAEAGVSHLLCVARQQAACDEAAAELQKRGFSASGHAVDVADGQAVGALCEDLLKQFPHIDILVNNAGITRDNLFIRMGEQEWNDVINTNLNSAFYFSSHLIKRMVKNRFGRIINIASVIGVGGNPGQANYAASKAGLIGLTRTLGKEYANRGITVNAIAPGFIRSAMTDKMPEDAKKQAMERIPAGRLGEPKDVAALAAFLASDQAGYITAKVIPVDGGMLFGGN, from the exons ATgacgtcttcgcgcgccgccgctctcctctccccccgctCCCCCCGCTCCctgctctccctcctcctcgccctctcttgCCTCAACTCTGCGTCGTGTCGGCTCCTCGtccccgcctctcccgcgccgtcagcctcgcccttctctgtATCTGCTGCGTCGGGGCTTTCACCCCCTCTGGGCTTCGTGtcggtcgcggcgccacgcggcggctcctctgctgcgcagcccGTCTACGCGCACTGCGTGGATCCGCTCCAGCGGTGCGGAGCccgaccgcgcgcgccggcctcggccgcggcgccgagctcgTTCGCCCCTCTCAccttcgcggcgtctcctctcaaggggagagacgcagagccgcCCACCACCGGCTGCTGGGCCTACAAGCTCACTTTCGGCGGGAATGAGGCGGGTGAGAAGGAGGGCAGAGTCGCCCTCGTCACGGGCGCAAGCCGAGGCATAGGCAAAGCCATTGCTGAAACCCTCGCTGAAGCGGGAGTCTCCCATCTActgtgcgtcgcgcgtcAACAA GCCGCATgcgacgaagccgcggcagaaCTTCAGAAGCGAGGTTTCTCGGCGAGTGGGCACGCAGTGGACGTCGCGGACGGCCAGGCAGTCGGCGCCTTGTGCGAAGATCTGCTCAAGCAGTTCCCCCACATTGACATTCTCGTGAACAACGCAGGCATCACGCGGGACAACCTCTTCATTCGCATGGGTGAGCAAGAGTGGAACGACGTCATCAACACCAACTTGAACTCGGCCTTCTACTTCTCGTCGCATCTCATCAAACGCATGGTGAAGAACAG ATTCGGGCGAATTATCAACATTGCTTCGGTTATCGGCGTCGGAGGCAACCCTGGGCAGGCGAACTACGCAGCTTCGAAGGCGGGTTTGATTGGCCTGACGCGCACGCTGGGGAAGGAGTACGCGAACCGCGGAATCACCGTGAACGCCATCGCGCCGGGCTTCATCCGCTCTGCCATGACAGACAAGATGCCTGAAGACGCAAAG AAGCAAGCTATGGAGAGGATCCCAGCCGGCCGCCTCGGCGAACCCAAGGAC GTGGCggccctcgcggccttcctcgcctcagACCAGGCAGGCTACATCACCGCCAAGGTCATCCCGGTTGACGGGGGCATGCTCTTCGGCGGCAACTGA